In a single window of the Labeo rohita strain BAU-BD-2019 chromosome 23, IGBB_LRoh.1.0, whole genome shotgun sequence genome:
- the osbpl2b gene encoding oxysterol-binding protein-related protein 2b isoform X1, whose translation MNNEDEFYDAVTGLDSDESCEGTSEASFKDAVVYDSAQKNNGAVPQENGIKKHRSSLPAPMFSRNDFSVWSILKKCIGLELSKITMPIVFNEPLSFLQRISEYMEHTYLIQKACSQSDSIERMQTIAAFAVSAVASQWDRTGKPFNPLLGETYELTREDQGFRLISEQVSHHPPISAFHTESLTGDFVFHGSIYPKLKFWGKSVEAEPKGTITLELHKHKEAYTWTNPFCCVHNIILGKLWIEQYGTVEIVNHSTGEKCVLNFKPCGMFGKELHRVEGYIQDKSKKKRCVIYGKWTECMWSVDPQVYEAHRKFDKKGTTDTRKQKQEETESVNEDADEMPEVQETVAVIPGSTLLWRISSRPPYSAEMYNFTNFAMTLNELVPGMEGVLAPTDCRLRPDIRAMENGNIDEASREKERLEEKQRAARKERAKDGEEWSTRLVLLLFIVFVRVCYAHFFFLTSPTVFRWFQLGTNPYTGSQDWIYSGGYFDRKYTDCPDIY comes from the exons ATGAACAATGAAGACGAGTTCTATGATGCCGTCACAG GCTTGGATTCAGACGAGTCGTGTGAAGGCACGTCAGAAGCCAGTTTTAAAGATGCTGTAGTGTATGACAGCGCTCAGAAGAACAATGGAGCGGTTCCTCAGGAGAACGGAATTAAGAAGCACAG GTCATCTCTTCCTGCCCCCATGTTCTCCAGGAATGATTTTAGTGTATGGAGCATTCTCAAGAAATGCATTGGACTG GAGCTGTCCAAGATCACCATGCCCATTGTGTTCAATGAGCCCCTGAGCTTTCTACAGAGAATCTCTGAGTATATGGAGCACACATACCTCATCCAGAAAGCCTGCTCACAGTCTGACTCTATAGAGAGGATGCAG ACGATAGCTGCCTTCGCTGTGTCTGCAGTCGCTTCTCAGTGGGACAGAACTGGAAAACCTTTCAACCCACTTTTAGGAGAAACCTATGAACTCACACG AGAGGATCAGGGTTTCAGACTAATCTCAGAGCAGGTGAGTCACCATCCGCCAATCAGTGCGTTTCACACTGAGAGTCTGACAGGCGACTTTGTGTTCCATGGCTCCATCTACCCCAAACTCAAGTTCTGGGGCAAAAGTGTGGAGGCAGAACCTAAAGGGACCATCACGCTAGAGCTTCACAA GCATAAAGAGGCATACACATGGACAAACCCTTTCTGCTGTGTACACAATATAATTCTTGGTAAACTGTGGATTGAACAGTACGGCACCGTAGAAATCGTCAACCACAG TACTGGAGAGAAATGCGTGCTGAACTTTAAACCCTGTGGGATGTTTGGAAAGGAGCTGCACAGAGTTGAAGGTTACATCCAGGATAAGAG TAAGAAGAAGCGCTGTGTGATCTATGGAAAATGGACAGAGTGTATGTGGAGCGTCGACCCACAGGTGTACGAGGCCCATCGGAAGTTTGACAAGAAAGGAACGACGGACACTAGAAAACAGAAACAG GAGGAGACAGAATCCGTCAACGAGGATGCCGATGAAATGCCCGAGGTACAGGAGACTGTGGCAGTGATTCCTGGTAGCACATTATTGTGGAGAATATCATCTAGACCACCTTATTCAGCAGAG ATGTATAACTTCACCAATTTTGCCATGACGCTGAATGAGCTGGTGCCTGGCATGGAAGGAGTGCTGGCACCAACAGACTGCCGCCTACGGCCTGATATCAGAGCCATGGAGAACGGCAACATAG ATGAAGCCAGCAGAGAAAAGGAGAGACTGGAAGAGAAGCAGAGAGCAGCTCGTAAAGAGCGAGCCAAAGATGGCGAAGAGTGGTCGACTAGGTTAGTTTTGCTcctttttatagtttttgtgcgTGTTTGTTatgcccattttttttttttaacctctcCTACTGTTTTCAGGTGGTTTCAGTTAGGCACAAATCCATACACAGGATCACAGGACTGGATTTACAGTGGCGGCTACTTTGATAGGAAATACACAGACTGTCCTGATATCTACTGA
- the osbpl2b gene encoding oxysterol-binding protein-related protein 2b isoform X2 translates to MNNEDEFYDAVTGLDSDESCEGTSEASFKDAVVYDSAQKNNGAVPQENGIKKHRSSLPAPMFSRNDFSVWSILKKCIGLELSKITMPIVFNEPLSFLQRISEYMEHTYLIQKACSQSDSIERMQTIAAFAVSAVASQWDRTGKPFNPLLGETYELTREDQGFRLISEQVSHHPPISAFHTESLTGDFVFHGSIYPKLKFWGKSVEAEPKGTITLELHKHKEAYTWTNPFCCVHNIILGKLWIEQYGTVEIVNHSTGEKCVLNFKPCGMFGKELHRVEGYIQDKSKKKRCVIYGKWTECMWSVDPQVYEAHRKFDKKGTTDTRKQKQEETESVNEDADEMPEVQETVAVIPGSTLLWRISSRPPYSAEMYNFTNFAMTLNELVPGMEGVLAPTDCRLRPDIRAMENGNIDEASREKERLEEKQRAARKERAKDGEEWSTRWFQLGTNPYTGSQDWIYSGGYFDRKYTDCPDIY, encoded by the exons ATGAACAATGAAGACGAGTTCTATGATGCCGTCACAG GCTTGGATTCAGACGAGTCGTGTGAAGGCACGTCAGAAGCCAGTTTTAAAGATGCTGTAGTGTATGACAGCGCTCAGAAGAACAATGGAGCGGTTCCTCAGGAGAACGGAATTAAGAAGCACAG GTCATCTCTTCCTGCCCCCATGTTCTCCAGGAATGATTTTAGTGTATGGAGCATTCTCAAGAAATGCATTGGACTG GAGCTGTCCAAGATCACCATGCCCATTGTGTTCAATGAGCCCCTGAGCTTTCTACAGAGAATCTCTGAGTATATGGAGCACACATACCTCATCCAGAAAGCCTGCTCACAGTCTGACTCTATAGAGAGGATGCAG ACGATAGCTGCCTTCGCTGTGTCTGCAGTCGCTTCTCAGTGGGACAGAACTGGAAAACCTTTCAACCCACTTTTAGGAGAAACCTATGAACTCACACG AGAGGATCAGGGTTTCAGACTAATCTCAGAGCAGGTGAGTCACCATCCGCCAATCAGTGCGTTTCACACTGAGAGTCTGACAGGCGACTTTGTGTTCCATGGCTCCATCTACCCCAAACTCAAGTTCTGGGGCAAAAGTGTGGAGGCAGAACCTAAAGGGACCATCACGCTAGAGCTTCACAA GCATAAAGAGGCATACACATGGACAAACCCTTTCTGCTGTGTACACAATATAATTCTTGGTAAACTGTGGATTGAACAGTACGGCACCGTAGAAATCGTCAACCACAG TACTGGAGAGAAATGCGTGCTGAACTTTAAACCCTGTGGGATGTTTGGAAAGGAGCTGCACAGAGTTGAAGGTTACATCCAGGATAAGAG TAAGAAGAAGCGCTGTGTGATCTATGGAAAATGGACAGAGTGTATGTGGAGCGTCGACCCACAGGTGTACGAGGCCCATCGGAAGTTTGACAAGAAAGGAACGACGGACACTAGAAAACAGAAACAG GAGGAGACAGAATCCGTCAACGAGGATGCCGATGAAATGCCCGAGGTACAGGAGACTGTGGCAGTGATTCCTGGTAGCACATTATTGTGGAGAATATCATCTAGACCACCTTATTCAGCAGAG ATGTATAACTTCACCAATTTTGCCATGACGCTGAATGAGCTGGTGCCTGGCATGGAAGGAGTGCTGGCACCAACAGACTGCCGCCTACGGCCTGATATCAGAGCCATGGAGAACGGCAACATAG ATGAAGCCAGCAGAGAAAAGGAGAGACTGGAAGAGAAGCAGAGAGCAGCTCGTAAAGAGCGAGCCAAAGATGGCGAAGAGTGGTCGACTAG GTGGTTTCAGTTAGGCACAAATCCATACACAGGATCACAGGACTGGATTTACAGTGGCGGCTACTTTGATAGGAAATACACAGACTGTCCTGATATCTACTGA